In Terriglobia bacterium, one DNA window encodes the following:
- a CDS encoding DPP IV N-terminal domain-containing protein yields the protein MALVLLIPLIPARPQPGAPADNPAITRANYDLAAKWTQAKIQKLVFDTAVTPHWLETGDRFWYTYQTPQGRNFYLVDPAKKSKTLLFDNAKMAAMLTTITRIPYDSQHLPFTTIQRFVKKDTAFQFQFTVPVDADIVTTKKVEQQAQKTDQQAQKTDQTGQTGQRGQTQGQRGQGARGGAPAAPPRTKTLHFEYDLATGKVQLLEDWKDPERKPAWANVSSDGKTIIFARNHNLYMMDDVNFEKAKKTPNDSSIVETQLTTDGVEHYSFAGGRGGRGGDQQQQQQQEEITTTQEQGQGEGRGNARTAPISPQWSKDSKKFCVTRRDDRKVKDLWVIYTLDNPRPTLETYRYAMPGEPDVPQEEVLAFDRDTKARVKVKADAWKDENMTVYSARVTASFREQNPDRTEQTWFTDAPDKVYLNRISRDMHKLDVCVVNPDTGDAKVLVEERLNTYIETQTPRLINNGQEFIWWSERDGWGHLYRYGIDGTLKNQITSGEFVCTSAGGGGGGGGGGGGSVQGVDEKSGTLFFTAVGREPGEDPYYAHLYRVNLDGTGLKLLNPGDASHAVNMCESSKYFVDNSSRINAAPRSVLYDNAGNLVMDLETTDVKPLLEAGYKFPEPFKVKADDGITDIYGVMYKPFDFDPNKKYPIVLYVYPGPQTESVTKTFTRGNYSTFLAQFGFIVIEVGNRGGNPQRSKWYHNYSYGEDISFRDYGLADKKAAVEQLAHRFSFIDINKVGIWGHSGGGFMSAAAMLVFPDFFKVAWSESGNHENNVYNNSWSEKNHGIKEVTDKDGNTTFEFTIDKNSELAKNLKGHLMLTTGDRDNNVHPANTMRLADALIKANKRFDMMIFPGQRHSYGEDGPYCEWIRADYFCKWLIGDFSSNVDLVELAREKEQNNKPETTGRGGGGGRGRGGN from the coding sequence ATGGCCCTGGTTCTCTTGATTCCATTGATTCCCGCCAGGCCGCAACCCGGCGCGCCGGCGGATAATCCCGCCATCACGCGGGCCAACTATGATCTGGCCGCAAAGTGGACGCAGGCTAAGATTCAAAAACTCGTGTTCGATACCGCCGTTACGCCGCACTGGCTCGAAACCGGCGATCGCTTCTGGTACACCTATCAGACGCCGCAGGGGAGAAACTTCTACCTGGTCGATCCTGCGAAAAAATCGAAGACACTGCTGTTCGACAACGCCAAAATGGCTGCGATGCTCACTACGATCACGCGCATACCGTACGACTCGCAGCACCTCCCCTTCACTACAATACAGCGGTTCGTAAAGAAAGACACCGCCTTCCAGTTTCAGTTCACCGTCCCGGTGGACGCCGACATCGTTACAACCAAGAAGGTGGAACAGCAAGCTCAAAAGACCGATCAGCAAGCTCAAAAGACCGATCAGACGGGCCAGACAGGCCAAAGAGGCCAAACGCAGGGGCAGAGAGGTCAGGGCGCACGAGGTGGTGCGCCTGCGGCGCCGCCCAGAACCAAGACCCTTCATTTCGAATATGACCTGGCAACCGGAAAGGTCCAGTTGCTCGAAGATTGGAAGGATCCCGAAAGAAAACCGGCATGGGCCAATGTCTCTTCCGACGGCAAGACCATCATATTTGCCAGGAATCACAACCTTTACATGATGGACGACGTCAATTTCGAAAAGGCCAAGAAGACCCCAAACGACAGTTCGATCGTCGAAACCCAGCTTACGACCGATGGAGTTGAGCATTACAGCTTCGCCGGCGGAAGAGGCGGAAGAGGCGGTGATCAACAGCAGCAGCAACAACAGGAAGAAATCACCACCACTCAAGAACAGGGCCAGGGTGAAGGGCGCGGAAATGCTCGCACGGCCCCGATCAGCCCTCAATGGTCCAAGGACTCAAAGAAGTTCTGCGTCACGCGCAGGGACGACAGGAAAGTCAAAGATCTCTGGGTAATCTACACACTTGACAATCCGCGCCCGACGCTCGAGACCTATCGCTATGCCATGCCCGGCGAACCGGACGTGCCGCAGGAAGAAGTCCTGGCCTTTGACCGTGATACCAAGGCGCGCGTAAAGGTCAAGGCGGACGCCTGGAAGGACGAGAACATGACCGTCTATTCTGCGCGTGTAACCGCCTCGTTCCGGGAGCAGAATCCCGATCGCACCGAGCAGACCTGGTTCACCGATGCGCCTGACAAGGTTTACCTCAACCGCATCAGCCGCGACATGCACAAGCTTGATGTGTGTGTGGTGAATCCCGACACGGGCGATGCCAAGGTGCTCGTCGAAGAGCGATTAAACACCTACATCGAGACCCAGACGCCGCGCCTCATCAACAACGGCCAGGAATTCATCTGGTGGTCGGAGCGGGATGGCTGGGGCCACCTCTATCGCTACGGTATTGATGGAACGCTGAAAAACCAGATCACATCGGGCGAGTTCGTCTGCACATCGGCCGGCGGCGGGGGTGGGGGCGGTGGCGGTGGGGGCGGCTCTGTCCAGGGCGTCGATGAAAAGAGCGGCACACTCTTCTTCACCGCGGTCGGCCGTGAGCCGGGGGAGGATCCATACTACGCACATCTCTATCGAGTCAACCTGGATGGCACCGGTTTGAAGCTGCTCAATCCAGGCGACGCGTCGCATGCCGTAAATATGTGCGAATCGTCGAAGTACTTCGTCGACAACTCCTCCCGGATCAACGCCGCTCCCCGGTCCGTACTATACGATAACGCCGGCAATCTGGTGATGGACCTCGAGACGACGGACGTCAAGCCCTTGCTGGAAGCCGGGTACAAGTTCCCGGAACCCTTCAAAGTCAAGGCGGACGACGGCATCACCGATATCTACGGTGTCATGTACAAGCCGTTTGACTTTGATCCCAACAAGAAATATCCGATCGTCCTGTACGTCTATCCCGGTCCCCAAACCGAGAGTGTGACCAAGACCTTCACCCGGGGGAATTACAGCACTTTCCTGGCGCAGTTCGGTTTCATCGTGATCGAGGTTGGAAACCGCGGCGGCAACCCGCAGCGCTCCAAATGGTATCACAACTACAGCTACGGCGAGGATATCAGCTTCCGCGACTATGGCCTGGCGGATAAGAAGGCAGCCGTTGAGCAACTGGCGCACCGCTTCTCTTTCATCGACATCAATAAAGTCGGGATCTGGGGGCATTCGGGAGGCGGATTCATGTCCGCCGCAGCCATGCTCGTGTTTCCCGACTTCTTCAAGGTGGCATGGTCTGAATCGGGCAACCACGAGAACAACGTCTACAACAACTCCTGGAGTGAGAAAAACCACGGCATCAAAGAAGTGACCGACAAGGATGGAAATACAACGTTCGAGTTTACCATCGACAAGAACTCCGAACTCGCCAAGAACCTCAAGGGGCATCTGATGCTGACTACGGGTGACCGCGACAACAACGTCCACCCTGCTAACACCATGCGGCTCGCGGACGCCTTGATCAAAGCAAACAAGCGTTTTGACATGATGATCTTCCCCGGGCAGCGGCACTCCTACGGAGAAGACGGCCCCTACTGCGAGTGGATCCGTGCCGACTACTTCTGCAAGTGGCTGATCGGCGACTTCTCGAGCAACGTCGATCTCGTCGAACTCGCCCGCGAGAAGGAGCAGAACAACAAACCGGAAACCACGGGCAGAGGCGGGGGAGGAGGCAGGGGCCGGGGCGGCAACTGA